From one Chlamydiifrater phoenicopteri genomic stretch:
- a CDS encoding CesT family type III secretion system chaperone, translating into MQSQFEQLMEELGKEVGSPLVPDANHACKIRFAENDVAVQMEADGPNGNLAIGAMLGKVPANNFRERLFKAALSVNASHQSEIKGILAYGEVTEQLFLCDILNMHYLDGKKLYEYALSFSKHAAIWIAAVNSGNLPDLHSLGLYSL; encoded by the coding sequence ATGCAAAGTCAATTTGAACAATTAATGGAGGAATTAGGCAAAGAAGTTGGTTCCCCCCTAGTTCCCGATGCTAACCATGCTTGTAAAATTCGATTTGCAGAAAATGATGTTGCAGTACAAATGGAAGCCGACGGCCCTAACGGTAATCTTGCTATTGGAGCTATGTTGGGGAAAGTGCCTGCTAATAATTTTAGAGAAAGACTGTTTAAGGCTGCTTTATCAGTAAATGCTTCTCATCAATCTGAAATCAAGGGCATTCTAGCTTACGGGGAAGTAACCGAGCAATTGTTTTTGTGTGATATTTTAAACATGCATTACCTAGACGGAAAGAAGCTATACGAGTACGCCTTATCTTTTTCTAAGCACGCAGCTATATGGATAGCTGCCGTCAATTCGGGCAATCTTCCAGACTTACATTCTTTAGGCTTATATAGTTTATGA
- the sctW gene encoding type III secretion system gatekeeper subunit SctW has protein sequence MSASGGAGGLGGAGAVNVSAIEAKAAAADAKEVVANQETSEMSMITASQDLTNPAAATRTRKKEEKFESIENRKKASAGEEKKTKSTEEKAGEDLADKTAANNPEISAKDLRSLKDSISDDASPEDILKMVNEKFSDPVSKMQALEYLDVTTPASQGALKEAVSRARQQFFSENQREVSGGKNILFASQQYAESLNVSPAGLRSLYTEVTGDTHSCQQLLGMLQDRYTFPEMGKVTSFLLNGMSADMKSSGPSIDPAKLQVMMNEIKNLQAVVTSFDFFETSFPVMESSLKMEGIPLPSDLNFVKVAEGFHRTIGEKFPSMAKLQNEVQSLVGTSVEAQSAVLNLFFRGLSKTSPRLYTTAEKRDQLAAVITNTLDSINANNDDYPKPTDFPKPKPWS, from the coding sequence ATGAGTGCATCAGGCGGAGCTGGCGGTCTAGGTGGTGCTGGCGCTGTTAATGTTTCAGCAATAGAAGCAAAAGCCGCAGCTGCTGACGCAAAAGAGGTTGTTGCTAATCAAGAAACTTCTGAGATGAGCATGATTACTGCTAGCCAGGATTTAACCAATCCTGCGGCAGCAACAAGGACTCGCAAGAAAGAAGAAAAGTTCGAATCCATAGAGAATCGCAAAAAAGCCTCCGCTGGAGAGGAAAAAAAGACTAAGTCGACAGAAGAAAAAGCTGGAGAAGATTTAGCCGATAAAACTGCCGCTAACAACCCAGAAATTTCTGCCAAAGATTTACGATCTTTAAAAGACAGTATCAGCGATGATGCTTCACCTGAAGATATTCTAAAGATGGTCAACGAAAAATTTTCTGACCCTGTATCAAAGATGCAGGCGTTAGAATATTTGGATGTAACCACTCCAGCTTCCCAAGGCGCTTTGAAAGAAGCTGTTTCTAGAGCCCGCCAACAATTTTTCAGTGAAAATCAAAGAGAGGTTTCTGGTGGGAAAAACATTCTATTCGCATCTCAACAATATGCGGAATCTTTAAATGTATCTCCTGCAGGGCTGCGTTCTTTATACACAGAGGTCACAGGAGACACCCATTCTTGCCAGCAATTGCTCGGCATGCTTCAAGATAGATACACCTTTCCCGAAATGGGGAAAGTGACGAGCTTTCTCCTAAATGGCATGTCTGCTGATATGAAATCTTCAGGACCTTCCATAGATCCAGCTAAACTGCAAGTAATGATGAATGAGATTAAAAATCTCCAAGCAGTCGTAACGTCTTTTGATTTTTTTGAGACTAGTTTTCCTGTCATGGAAAGCTCTCTTAAAATGGAGGGCATCCCTCTCCCTTCGGATCTAAATTTTGTAAAAGTTGCCGAAGGATTTCACCGAACTATCGGAGAAAAATTTCCATCTATGGCTAAACTGCAAAATGAAGTCCAAAGTCTTGTGGGAACGAGCGTAGAAGCTCAATCCGCTGTCCTAAATCTATTTTTCCGCGGACTAAGTAAAACCTCTCCTCGTCTCTACACAACGGCGGAGAAGAGAGATCAGTTGGCTGCTGTTATTACCAATACATTAGATTCCATCAATGCTAACAATGATGACTACCCTAAACCTACCGACTTCCCTAAACCCAAACCTTGGTCCTAA